From one Portunus trituberculatus isolate SZX2019 chromosome 8, ASM1759143v1, whole genome shotgun sequence genomic stretch:
- the LOC123499679 gene encoding uncharacterized protein LOC123499679, which yields MWAWCAGVVGRVARLSRGGRIFSRAWGGEYRRWGRDGLWRAAGGSMLLLCAQAARHTPARCLREGGLFLDPEDDQLTEARPLEMNEVSALTHTSLLKQASGAAVDSAMQLLHRTVRATLDHAQQHRKQLQEVIDLLEYCTVMLRHPEEHDRLWELLVAARVQADSLKQQLRDLNLLLMYACATVENTAMAAFISGSEFSASAARQMTDSAKLELKMDERKTDVLEAQYTHAHTRYIEAAQRVVDEAKSGDEGVEEDDGLKTENAESERKDDSEGVVSDSESQESKEKEQIKFDDR from the exons ATGTGGGCGTGGTGTGCGGGCGTGGTGGGTAGGGTGGCGAGGCTCAGCAGGGGCGGCAGGATATTCAGCAGGGCATGGGGAGGGGAGTATAGGAGGTGGGGAAGGGATGGTTTGTGGCGAGCAGCGGGCGGCTCCATGCTGCTGTTGTGTGCCCAGGCCGCCCGCCACACCCCCGCCCGCTGCCTGCGTGAGGGCGGCCTCTTTCTGGACCCCGAGGACGACCAGTTGACGGAGGCACGCCCCCTGGAG ATGAATGAGGTGTCTGCACTCACCCACACGTCACTCCTGAAGCAGGCCAGCGGGGCGGCGGTGGACTCGGCTATGCAGCTGCTCCACAGGACAGTGCGTGCCACCCTTGACCATGCCCAGCAGCACAG AAAACAGCTGCAAGAGGTGATAGATTTACTGGAGTACTGCACTGTCATGCTGCGCCACCCTGAGGAGCATGACCGACTGTGGGAGCTGCTGGTGGCAGCGCGTGTGCAGGCTGACTCCCTCAAACAGCAGCTTAGG GACCTCAACCTGCTGCTGATGTACGCCTGCGCCACGGTAGAGAACACAGCCATGGCAGCGTTCATCAGTGGCAGCGAGTTCTCAGCCTCGGCAGCACGGCAGATGACGGACAGTGCTAAGCTGGAG CTCAagatggatgagaggaaaacTGATGTCCTAGAGGCGCAatacacccacgcacacacccgCTACATCGAGGCAGCTCAGCGGGTGGTGGATGAAGCGAagagtggtgatgagggtgtggaggaggatgatggcCTGAAGACTGAGAATgctgagagtgagaggaaagatgatagTGAGGGAGTTGTGAGTGATAGTGAGAGTcaagagagtaaagagaaagaacagattAAGTTTGACGATAGATGa